The window TCTGCACTTTACAGTATTAGTCTTTTCTACAAGAGAAATATATCTTTCTATCATTCATTCTCCTGTTTTTTTGACACTACTTTTATCGGAATAGTCTCAAGAATCCTCTCTTCTATTTCCCCAAGCTGTGTTGCTATTCTTGCATCAATATCACCAAAATCTGTTTCTATTATACATCCTCCCCTGTCAACAGAAGAATCTTCAATCACTGTCACATTACCAAGTTCTTCTATTTTCTCTATAATATCCTGGATATGCTCACTTGCAACATCAAGATCATCAATATTAACCCTTATGACTACATCACTTTTTGTTTTAAGTTTTCTTAATGCTTGCACTACATTATTTACAACTATATTTTTTTGATTTTCCGAAAGGACCTTAATTACCTTTTTTGCTATCAGCAGTACTAACTGTACTATTTGAGCCTCTGACTCTTCCATAATTCTTGCCCGTTCACCAACTACTCTTGTTATAACAGTCTTCAAACGCTCTACAATTTTTAGGGCTTCTTCTCTGCCCTCTCTATATCCTTCTTCTCTGCCTTCTCTATATCCTTCTTCTCTGGCAGCCTCTTTAATCTCATCAGCTTTTGCTTTTGCTTCTTCTATAAGCTTATTTACTCTATCCTGAGCATCAGAAACAATCTTCTCAGCTTCTTTCGCAGCCTCTGCCTTTATTCT is drawn from Spirochaetia bacterium 38H-sp and contains these coding sequences:
- the fliH gene encoding flagellar assembly protein FliH — protein: MAKHIFKSNEIVPLKTKMSLANPEIKEHAKQEIQSPLEADVKDIQIPDISAIVKEAEEFKANWEKEKEAMISTARAEADRIISEAEKIAFEEVKKRNEEAARIKAEAAKEAEKIVSDAQDRVNKLIEEAKAKADEIKEAAREEGYREGREEGYREGREEALKIVERLKTVITRVVGERARIMEESEAQIVQLVLLIAKKVIKVLSENQKNIVVNNVVQALRKLKTKSDVVIRVNIDDLDVASEHIQDIIEKIEELGNVTVIEDSSVDRGGCIIETDFGDIDARIATQLGEIEERILETIPIKVVSKKQENE